A single Brevundimonas sp. M20 DNA region contains:
- the rplI gene encoding 50S ribosomal protein L9 — protein MKVVLLERVDNLGAIGDVVTVKDGFARNFLLPRDKARRATAANLKAFELDRAAIEQRNEKNKADAQKVADKIDGQTYVMIRQAGETGQLYGSVAGRDVAEAVQAEGGKVERSQVVLNTAIKTLGVHEVLVRLHAEVSATVKINVARSAEEAERQAKGEDVIKSAYEEDREAAAEQAADMVAGGAGQQDGLGSEA, from the coding sequence ATGAAGGTCGTTCTGCTGGAACGCGTCGATAACCTCGGCGCCATCGGCGACGTCGTCACTGTCAAGGACGGCTTCGCTCGCAACTTCCTTCTGCCGCGCGACAAGGCCCGCCGGGCCACCGCCGCCAACCTGAAGGCCTTCGAACTCGACCGCGCCGCCATCGAGCAGCGCAACGAGAAGAACAAGGCCGACGCGCAGAAGGTCGCCGACAAGATCGACGGCCAGACCTACGTGATGATCCGTCAGGCCGGTGAAACCGGTCAGCTGTACGGTTCGGTCGCCGGTCGCGACGTCGCTGAAGCCGTTCAGGCTGAAGGCGGCAAGGTCGAGCGTTCGCAAGTCGTGCTCAACACGGCGATCAAGACGCTGGGCGTCCACGAGGTGCTGGTTCGCCTGCACGCCGAGGTCTCGGCCACCGTCAAGATCAACGTCGCCCGTTCGGCTGAAGAAGCCGAGCGTCAAGCCAAGGGCGAGGACGTGATCAAGTCGGCATACGAAGAAGACCGTGAAGCCGCCGCCGAACAGGCCGCGGACATGGTCGCCGGCGGCGCCGGCCAACAGGACGGTCTGGGCTCCGAAGCCTAA
- a CDS encoding TonB-dependent siderophore receptor, whose translation MTTTTRVRATLFAAASATALLAGAAQAQAQTAPQSTQPDATEIDEVVVTGTRAPNRSRLDTLAPVDVVTQEDLQNRGTTELAAALAQSVPSLTFQRPAVVDGTDSIRPATLRGLSPDQTLVLVNGTRRHASALVNVNGSVGRGSAAVDLNTIPSGALDRVEVLRDGASAQYGSDAIAGVINLRLRQADHGGGATITLGQYYTTVDTARAPGRDEQDGGTITASAWQGFGLGDGGYLTLSAEYLQRDPTNRSDLDPRVTPNAVTARFGDPEVEQWTVFANAGAPLGNGWEAYGWAGYQDRDSESAAFPRLASNVNNVAAIYPNGFLPKIAINSQDVSLAGGLRGSIGGWDADVNLVYGRNALDFRTEDSLNATYGAASPTSFDSGALIYDQLVLGADVSRQFDVGLYAPLNVAAGLEARRETYEIQAGQAESWDRGPLGGNTALAGGAQGFVGFQPSNEVDEDRTAVGVYVDVEAPITEQFTIAGAVRFEDYSDFGNSTTGKISARYDFTPWFALRGSASTGFRAPSLQQSYFTSTSSVIQSGAVVETGTFPATSTVATLLGAQPLDAETSVNYTLGAVFRFGDFNLTIDAYQIDIEDQIVLSELINRSFSPQVASLLDPLGVQAARFFLNGVDTTTKGVDVVGRYRLSDDTYGDWDFTVAANFNDVEVTRLPTSSSVLSPVPPLFARSRVLTIEEGTPDTKVSGTTDWSYGRWGITARATYYASVLQPGTTAASDYSTGDKVTADFEGRFKPNDRITLALGVDNAFDEYPDAVPATLNSNGVLGFPFYSPFGFNGRFVYARIGLNW comes from the coding sequence ATGACCACCACCACCCGCGTCCGCGCCACCCTGTTCGCCGCCGCCTCGGCCACCGCCCTGCTGGCCGGCGCCGCGCAGGCGCAGGCGCAGACCGCCCCGCAATCCACCCAGCCCGATGCGACCGAGATCGACGAGGTCGTCGTCACCGGCACCCGCGCCCCCAACCGCTCGCGGCTGGACACCCTCGCCCCGGTCGACGTGGTCACCCAGGAAGACCTGCAGAACCGGGGCACCACCGAACTGGCCGCCGCCCTGGCCCAGTCCGTTCCCTCGCTGACCTTCCAGCGGCCCGCCGTGGTGGACGGCACGGACTCGATCCGTCCGGCCACCCTGCGCGGCCTGTCGCCGGACCAGACGCTGGTGCTGGTGAACGGCACGCGCCGTCACGCCTCGGCGCTGGTCAACGTCAACGGCTCGGTCGGCCGCGGCTCTGCGGCGGTGGACCTGAACACCATCCCGTCCGGCGCGCTGGACCGTGTCGAGGTGCTGCGTGACGGCGCCTCGGCCCAGTACGGGTCAGACGCCATCGCCGGGGTGATCAACCTTCGTCTGCGACAGGCGGACCACGGCGGCGGCGCGACGATCACTCTGGGTCAGTACTACACCACCGTCGATACCGCCCGCGCTCCGGGGCGCGACGAGCAGGACGGCGGCACCATCACCGCCTCGGCCTGGCAGGGCTTTGGTCTGGGCGACGGCGGCTATCTGACGCTGAGCGCCGAATACCTGCAACGCGACCCGACCAACCGTTCCGACCTCGATCCGCGCGTGACGCCCAATGCTGTCACCGCCCGCTTCGGTGATCCGGAGGTCGAGCAGTGGACCGTCTTCGCCAACGCCGGCGCCCCGCTCGGCAACGGCTGGGAGGCCTATGGCTGGGCCGGCTATCAGGACCGCGACAGCGAAAGCGCCGCCTTCCCGCGCCTCGCCTCGAACGTGAACAATGTCGCCGCCATCTATCCCAACGGCTTCCTGCCCAAGATCGCCATCAACTCGCAGGACGTGTCGCTGGCCGGGGGCCTGCGCGGCTCGATCGGCGGCTGGGACGCGGATGTGAACCTCGTTTACGGCCGCAACGCCCTGGACTTCCGCACCGAGGACTCGCTGAACGCCACCTATGGCGCGGCCTCGCCGACCAGCTTCGATTCCGGCGCGCTGATCTATGACCAGCTGGTGCTGGGCGCGGATGTCTCGCGCCAGTTCGATGTGGGCCTGTACGCCCCGCTGAACGTCGCCGCCGGTCTGGAGGCCCGTCGCGAGACCTATGAGATCCAGGCCGGTCAGGCGGAGTCCTGGGATCGCGGTCCGTTGGGCGGGAACACCGCGCTGGCGGGCGGCGCCCAGGGCTTTGTCGGCTTCCAGCCGTCGAACGAGGTGGATGAGGACCGCACCGCCGTCGGCGTCTATGTCGATGTCGAGGCCCCGATCACCGAACAGTTCACCATCGCCGGCGCCGTGCGGTTCGAGGACTATTCCGACTTCGGCAACTCCACGACGGGCAAGATCTCGGCTCGTTACGACTTCACCCCGTGGTTCGCCCTGCGCGGTTCGGCCTCGACGGGCTTCCGCGCGCCGTCGCTGCAGCAGTCCTACTTCACCTCGACCAGCTCGGTGATCCAGAGCGGCGCCGTCGTGGAGACCGGCACCTTCCCGGCCACCAGCACGGTCGCGACCCTGCTGGGCGCCCAGCCGCTGGATGCCGAAACCTCGGTCAACTACACCCTCGGCGCGGTCTTCCGCTTCGGCGACTTCAACCTGACGATCGACGCCTACCAGATCGACATCGAGGACCAGATCGTCCTGTCGGAGCTGATCAACCGCAGCTTCAGCCCGCAGGTCGCCTCGCTGCTGGACCCGCTGGGCGTGCAAGCCGCGCGCTTCTTCCTGAACGGCGTGGACACCACGACCAAGGGCGTGGACGTGGTCGGCCGCTACCGCCTGAGCGACGACACCTATGGCGACTGGGACTTCACCGTGGCCGCCAACTTCAACGATGTGGAGGTCACGCGCCTGCCGACCTCGTCGTCGGTGCTGAGCCCGGTGCCGCCGCTGTTCGCCCGCAGCCGCGTCCTGACCATCGAGGAAGGCACGCCGGACACCAAGGTGTCGGGCACGACCGACTGGAGCTATGGCCGCTGGGGCATCACCGCCCGCGCGACCTACTACGCCAGCGTGCTGCAACCGGGCACGACGGCGGCCTCGGACTATTCGACCGGCGACAAGGTCACGGCGGACTTCGAGGGCCGGTTCAAGCCGAACGACCGGATCACCCTGGCGCTGGGTGTCGACAACGCGTTTGACGAATACCCGGACGCGGTGCCGGCGACGCTGAACAGCAACGGCGTGCTGGGCTTCCCCTTCTACTCGCCGTTCGGCTTCAACGGGCGCTTCGTCTATGCCCGCATCGGCCTGAACTGGTGA
- a CDS encoding phasin family protein produces the protein MADSAETVKKTVETAKATVEKTTAQAEKFQAAGAKAFREGVDKSVAGLAELNAEGKKNVEALVASATAAQKGAETLSAASLAYGKKSWEDGVAAAQSLASARSVQELIELQTSWAKSAAETYLSEVSKMTDVFTASVKDSFKPINERVTASVEKFQAAR, from the coding sequence ATGGCCGACAGCGCCGAAACCGTGAAGAAGACCGTCGAAACCGCCAAGGCGACCGTCGAGAAGACCACCGCCCAGGCTGAAAAGTTCCAGGCCGCCGGCGCCAAGGCGTTCCGTGAAGGCGTCGACAAGTCGGTCGCCGGCCTTGCCGAGCTGAACGCCGAGGGCAAGAAGAACGTCGAGGCGCTGGTCGCTTCGGCCACCGCCGCCCAGAAGGGCGCCGAGACCCTGTCGGCCGCCTCGCTGGCCTATGGCAAGAAGAGCTGGGAAGACGGCGTCGCCGCCGCCCAGTCGCTGGCCTCGGCCCGCTCGGTCCAGGAACTGATCGAGCTGCAGACCTCGTGGGCCAAGTCGGCCGCCGAGACCTATCTGTCGGAAGTCTCGAAGATGACCGACGTCTTCACCGCCTCGGTGAAGGACAGCTTCAAGCCGATCAACGAGCGCGTCACCGCCTCGGTCGAGAAGTTCCAGGCCGCTCGCTAA
- the rpsF gene encoding 30S ribosomal protein S6: protein MALYEHTVMTRQDISAQQAEALNDTIKTLIEQAGGVVAKIEYWGLRNLTYRVKKNRKAHYSLLAVDAPPAAMAEVERQLSINEDVLRWLTVRVEELDLELSPLLARRERERERERERGPREDAAVEA, encoded by the coding sequence ATGGCTCTTTACGAGCACACGGTCATGACGCGCCAGGATATCTCGGCGCAGCAGGCCGAAGCGCTGAACGACACCATCAAGACTCTGATCGAACAAGCCGGCGGCGTTGTCGCCAAGATCGAGTACTGGGGTCTGCGCAACCTGACCTACCGCGTGAAGAAGAACCGCAAGGCTCACTATTCGCTGCTGGCCGTCGACGCCCCTCCGGCCGCCATGGCCGAAGTCGAGCGTCAGCTGTCGATTAACGAAGACGTGCTGCGCTGGCTGACCGTCCGCGTCGAGGAACTCGACCTGGAACTGTCGCCGCTGCTGGCCCGTCGTGAACGTGAACGCGAACGTGAGCGTGAGCGCGGTCCCCGCGAAGACGCCGCGGTCGAAGCGTAA
- the rpsR gene encoding 30S ribosomal protein S18, which yields MTDTTAPTPGAPAGSGPARRPFFRRRKVCPFSGPNAPKIDYKDVKLLQRYISERGKIVPSRITAVSQKKQRELAKAIKRARYLALLPYVVK from the coding sequence ATGACCGATACCACCGCCCCGACCCCGGGCGCGCCGGCCGGCTCCGGCCCCGCCCGTCGCCCGTTCTTCCGTCGCCGCAAGGTGTGCCCGTTCTCCGGCCCGAACGCGCCGAAGATCGACTACAAGGACGTCAAGCTGCTGCAACGCTACATCAGCGAGCGCGGCAAGATCGTTCCGTCGCGCATCACGGCTGTCTCCCAGAAGAAGCAACGCGAGCTGGCCAAGGCCATCAAGCGCGCGCGCTACCTGGCCCTCCTGCCCTACGTGGTGAAGTAA
- a CDS encoding nuclear transport factor 2 family protein, with translation MLFPALLAALALQAAPAIPDQPALTDTLRARDATLFRVMFDECDPAALSDLVTGDLEFYHDKGGAMLGREVFVEDYRRSCETKKAPDAYRSRRVLVPETFRVQAIPGYGAVAEGQHLFYERQGEGPQSLVGRARFVVLWKLEADGQWRMARTFSLDHAAASE, from the coding sequence ATGCTGTTCCCCGCCCTGCTGGCCGCCCTCGCCCTGCAAGCCGCGCCTGCGATCCCGGACCAGCCCGCCCTGACCGATACCCTGCGGGCGCGGGACGCGACCCTGTTCCGGGTGATGTTCGACGAGTGCGATCCGGCGGCGCTGTCGGACCTCGTGACCGGCGATCTGGAATTCTATCACGACAAGGGCGGCGCCATGCTGGGGCGGGAGGTCTTCGTGGAGGACTATCGTCGAAGCTGCGAGACGAAGAAGGCTCCCGACGCGTACCGCTCACGCCGGGTGCTGGTCCCGGAGACCTTCCGGGTGCAGGCCATACCCGGATACGGCGCGGTCGCGGAAGGGCAGCACCTGTTCTACGAACGGCAGGGCGAAGGCCCGCAGAGCCTCGTCGGCCGCGCCCGTTTCGTCGTCCTGTGGAAGCTGGAGGCGGACGGCCAGTGGCGCATGGCCCGGACGTTCAGCCTCGACCACGCGGCGGCGAGCGAGTGA
- a CDS encoding D-alanyl-D-alanine carboxypeptidase, giving the protein MRLTTLLRRGWLSLVMIAVMMATPVSAPVTTAEAQVNPAYASIVVDAETGEVLFARYADNRRYPASVTKVMTLYLAFEALAAGRARLDDVITVSPRAASQPPSKLGLGAGQTITLEDAIKATAVRSANDMAVAIAEHISGSEARFTAQMTLKAQELGMTHTRYVNANGLPDARQLTTARDLAILGRAVMRDYPQYYRFLGIHDWVYGGRTYTNTNGLLRTGGGYDGMKTGLTNASGSNIMASAVRDGKRLITVVLGGQSSASRNAHVAALTDTGFEVMRLRRSGQQIQVAQLFFEQRGFGNVPAAPGAPSPSPSGAPVQYATVNDDNDDEGITAILNGGVAPTAPRPVAPRAAPPARTPPRPAREPAGRWTVQVGAFRDETVARNWLTEVSRRYSRQFANAERTVQNASGWYRSRFTGMTEAGARAACEALAERRWDCTVIRPE; this is encoded by the coding sequence TTGCGTCTGACCACACTGCTCCGCCGGGGATGGCTGTCGCTGGTGATGATCGCCGTCATGATGGCGACGCCCGTCAGCGCGCCGGTCACGACGGCCGAGGCCCAGGTGAACCCGGCCTACGCCTCCATCGTCGTGGACGCCGAGACCGGCGAGGTGCTGTTCGCCCGCTATGCCGACAATCGCCGCTACCCGGCGTCGGTGACCAAGGTGATGACCCTGTATCTGGCGTTCGAGGCCCTGGCCGCGGGCCGCGCGCGGCTGGACGATGTGATCACCGTCTCGCCCCGCGCCGCCAGCCAGCCGCCGTCCAAGCTGGGCCTGGGCGCCGGCCAGACCATCACGCTGGAAGACGCGATCAAGGCGACCGCCGTGCGCAGCGCCAACGACATGGCGGTGGCCATCGCCGAGCATATCAGCGGTTCGGAAGCCCGCTTCACCGCCCAGATGACGCTGAAGGCGCAGGAGTTGGGCATGACCCACACGCGCTATGTGAACGCCAACGGCCTGCCGGACGCCCGCCAGCTGACCACGGCGCGCGATCTGGCCATCCTGGGTCGGGCGGTGATGCGGGATTATCCGCAATACTATCGCTTCCTGGGTATCCATGACTGGGTCTATGGCGGCCGGACCTACACCAACACCAACGGCCTGCTGCGCACCGGCGGCGGCTATGACGGGATGAAGACCGGCCTGACCAACGCCTCGGGCTCGAACATCATGGCCTCGGCGGTGCGGGACGGGAAACGCCTGATCACCGTGGTGCTGGGCGGCCAGTCCTCCGCGAGCCGCAACGCCCACGTCGCCGCCCTGACCGACACCGGCTTTGAGGTGATGCGCCTGCGCCGGTCCGGCCAGCAGATCCAGGTGGCGCAGCTGTTCTTCGAGCAGCGGGGCTTCGGCAACGTCCCGGCCGCGCCCGGAGCGCCCTCGCCTTCCCCGTCGGGCGCACCGGTCCAGTACGCGACAGTCAATGACGACAATGACGACGAGGGGATAACGGCCATCCTCAACGGCGGCGTCGCTCCGACCGCGCCCCGTCCCGTGGCGCCTCGCGCCGCGCCTCCGGCCCGCACGCCGCCGCGTCCCGCGCGTGAGCCCGCCGGTCGCTGGACCGTACAGGTCGGCGCCTTCCGCGACGAGACGGTGGCCCGCAACTGGCTGACCGAGGTCAGCCGCCGCTACAGCCGACAGTTCGCCAACGCCGAGCGTACGGTGCAGAACGCCTCGGGCTGGTATCGTTCGCGCTTCACCGGCATGACCGAAGCGGGCGCCCGCGCCGCCTGCGAAGCCCTGGCCGAGCGCCGTTGGGACTGCACGGTGATCCGGCCGGAGTAG
- a CDS encoding replicative DNA helicase produces MNAFAPSAFNDTPSVASLPHNLEAEQALLGSLMFDNAVFERLSDRLRGAHFYEPFHQRLYDAIEDHIRQGLLAEPTILMERFKQDPAFQEFGGLRYLADLVDRAPPAANAPDYARVVYDLALRRDLIRIGGEIIRDAPDPERPAEDQIEQAEQTLYSLAETGKPSSGFVSFSHALSGAVQMAAEAYQRDGKLAGLATQLDDLDQKLGGLHPSDLLILAGRPSMGKTALATNIAFNVARSYRWEPTPEGRKTVSGGVVAFYSLEMSAEQLAMRMLADASGVSSDKLRKGEIDASDFGKIRDAAVEIGESPLYIDATGGLSISKLAARARRLKRMEHGLDLIIVDYLQLVTTGENSQKNRVQEVSEITGGLKALAKELSVPIIALSQLSRQVEQREDKRPQLSDLRESGSIEQDADCVMFVYRESYYLGRAEPKEGTEEHLNWQQEMDRLEHQAEVVIGKQRHGPIGIVKLAFDANTTRFGNLAHGQGGYNSDYGD; encoded by the coding sequence ATGAACGCCTTCGCTCCCTCCGCCTTCAACGACACGCCTTCGGTCGCGTCCCTGCCGCACAACCTCGAGGCCGAGCAGGCGCTGCTCGGCTCGCTGATGTTCGACAATGCGGTGTTTGAGCGGCTGAGCGACCGCCTGCGCGGCGCCCATTTCTACGAACCCTTCCACCAGCGCCTGTACGACGCGATCGAGGATCACATCCGGCAGGGCCTGCTGGCCGAGCCGACCATCCTGATGGAGCGGTTCAAGCAGGACCCGGCGTTCCAGGAATTCGGCGGTCTGCGCTATCTGGCCGATCTGGTCGACCGCGCCCCGCCCGCCGCCAATGCGCCCGACTATGCCCGCGTGGTCTATGATCTGGCCCTGCGCCGCGACCTGATCCGCATCGGCGGCGAGATCATCAGGGACGCCCCCGACCCCGAGCGTCCGGCCGAGGACCAGATCGAACAGGCCGAACAGACCCTGTATTCGCTGGCCGAGACGGGCAAGCCGTCGTCGGGCTTCGTCAGCTTCTCCCACGCCCTGTCGGGCGCCGTGCAGATGGCGGCGGAGGCCTATCAGCGCGACGGCAAACTGGCCGGTCTGGCGACCCAGCTGGACGATCTGGACCAGAAGCTGGGCGGCCTGCACCCCTCCGACCTTCTGATCCTCGCGGGCCGTCCGTCGATGGGCAAGACGGCGCTGGCCACCAACATCGCGTTCAACGTGGCGCGCAGCTATCGCTGGGAGCCGACGCCGGAGGGCCGCAAGACGGTCTCGGGCGGGGTGGTCGCCTTCTACTCGCTGGAAATGAGCGCCGAACAACTGGCCATGCGTATGCTGGCCGACGCCTCGGGCGTGTCGTCGGACAAGCTGCGCAAGGGCGAGATCGACGCCTCGGACTTCGGCAAGATCCGCGACGCGGCGGTCGAGATCGGCGAAAGCCCCCTCTACATCGACGCCACCGGCGGTCTGTCGATCTCCAAGCTGGCCGCGCGCGCGCGCCGCCTGAAGCGGATGGAGCACGGGCTCGACCTGATCATCGTCGACTACCTTCAGCTCGTGACCACCGGCGAGAACAGCCAGAAGAACCGCGTGCAGGAAGTGTCCGAGATCACCGGCGGCCTGAAGGCGCTGGCCAAGGAACTGTCGGTGCCGATCATCGCCCTGTCGCAGCTGTCGCGTCAGGTCGAGCAGCGCGAGGACAAGCGGCCCCAGCTGTCCGACCTTCGTGAATCGGGCTCGATCGAGCAGGACGCCGACTGCGTGATGTTCGTGTACCGCGAGAGCTACTACCTGGGCCGCGCCGAGCCCAAGGAAGGCACCGAGGAACACCTGAATTGGCAGCAGGAGATGGACCGGCTGGAGCATCAGGCCGAAGTCGTCATCGGCAAGCAGCGTCACGGCCCCATCGGCATCGTGAAACTGGCGTTCGACGCCAACACCACCCGCTTCGGCAACCTCGCGCATGGGCAGGGCGGGTACAACAGCGACTACGGGGACTGA
- a CDS encoding discoidin domain-containing protein: MRTFLLATTAALALATAAHAQIHNGAARPLDAFETLTPWTADASTDVSSAVSEVPGHDGKAMRLSYDFNGRSGYAFAARALDLRVPDNYEISFWARGEMLPNTLEIKFTDASGENVHWRQIQRFEAQGEWTRYVIKKRQIIWAWGPEPDRTFRGAARIEFVVTAGQGGRGWLEIDQLELRELPPEPSVPPRPVASASSEDELNVAARAVDDDPLTFWKTSAGGEQSLTLDLGYEREFGGLTLRWADRMAASAYRLMASSDGRDWRELASVTDGNGGTDWLRTPEASARWLRLDLLTPRDESGVVGQAGAGQRLGQSAANAYALTGLEIEPLSFGESQTSFMMAVASESRRGLYPRGFHGEQPYWTLVGVDGGGESGLIGEDGAIELRRGGQTVEPFILENGRLITWADVNISQSQADGDLPIPSVLWTGDGWTLKTTAFTEGGRRPPSLYGRYDLSNTSDRPRTLTLALAARPFQVNGPRQFLTTPGGVAPIEGMTWQEHGVLPLQGGASVRPIVTPDRYVASTFAAGSDPQSLLASGRTSGRTVVDPTGLASSAFVYEVTLAPGETRTFGFMSPLTRDHLYFYDTRDADDPAAFFTARQAETAAGWREKLDRFDVTLPPEAGPVEAVMKSSLAHMLMSRQGPILQPGTRSYNRSWIRDGAMMAEGLNRLGHADLSADYLRWFAPYVFDNGKVPCCVDSRGADPVPENDSHGEFVFLAAETYRYTGDLELLRATWPQVQGAIRYMDELRASTRTAEYQAADKRHLFGLLPPTISHEGYSDRPAYSYWDDFWGLRGYADAVFIAETLGDAEAAARFRAAEAQFKADIIASITATARVHGIDWIAGAADRGDFDATSTTIGLSPGGLIDDLPPELLQGTFDKWWDNFTARQENRQAWKDYTPYELRNVGAMVRLGRREEAIRALDFYFADIRPRAWNGWAEVVGREEREPRFIGDMPHAWISSDYIRSVMDMLVYERDRDHALVLAAGVPTRWLAGEGVGIRAVRTAYGPLTYSLRADRRGYLLTLEPGATPPGGFVLQWPAGETPPATVRIDGRAASFTDGELAIPAGARRVEMR, translated from the coding sequence ATGCGCACCTTCCTGCTGGCCACCACCGCCGCCCTCGCTCTGGCGACGGCCGCTCACGCCCAGATCCACAACGGGGCCGCACGTCCCCTCGATGCCTTCGAGACCTTGACCCCGTGGACCGCCGACGCCTCCACCGACGTCTCGTCCGCCGTGTCCGAAGTCCCCGGCCATGACGGCAAGGCGATGCGGCTGAGCTACGACTTCAACGGCCGTTCGGGCTACGCCTTCGCCGCTCGCGCCCTCGATCTGCGCGTGCCCGACAACTACGAGATCAGCTTCTGGGCGCGCGGCGAGATGCTGCCCAATACGCTGGAGATCAAGTTCACCGACGCCTCGGGCGAGAACGTCCACTGGCGCCAGATCCAGCGCTTCGAGGCGCAGGGTGAGTGGACCCGCTACGTCATCAAGAAGCGCCAGATCATCTGGGCGTGGGGGCCGGAGCCGGACCGCACCTTCCGCGGCGCCGCCCGCATCGAGTTCGTGGTCACGGCGGGGCAGGGCGGTCGCGGCTGGCTGGAGATCGACCAGCTGGAGCTGCGCGAACTGCCGCCGGAGCCGAGCGTGCCGCCGCGTCCGGTGGCGAGCGCCTCCAGCGAGGACGAGCTGAATGTCGCCGCCCGCGCGGTGGACGATGATCCTTTGACCTTCTGGAAGACCTCCGCGGGCGGTGAGCAGAGCCTGACGCTGGACCTCGGCTATGAGCGCGAGTTCGGCGGCCTGACCCTGCGCTGGGCGGACCGCATGGCGGCGTCCGCCTATCGCCTGATGGCCTCGTCCGACGGGCGCGACTGGCGCGAGCTGGCTTCGGTCACCGACGGCAACGGCGGGACCGACTGGCTGCGTACACCCGAGGCCTCGGCCCGCTGGCTGCGTCTCGATCTGCTGACGCCCCGCGATGAGAGCGGCGTCGTCGGTCAGGCGGGCGCGGGCCAGCGGCTGGGGCAGTCGGCGGCCAACGCCTACGCCCTGACCGGCCTCGAGATCGAGCCCCTGTCCTTCGGCGAGAGCCAGACCAGCTTCATGATGGCGGTGGCGAGCGAGAGCCGTCGCGGCCTCTATCCGCGCGGCTTCCATGGCGAGCAGCCCTACTGGACCCTCGTCGGCGTCGACGGCGGCGGCGAGAGCGGGCTGATCGGCGAGGACGGCGCCATCGAACTGCGACGCGGCGGCCAGACCGTCGAGCCGTTCATCCTTGAGAACGGGCGGCTGATCACCTGGGCCGACGTCAACATCAGCCAGTCCCAGGCGGACGGCGACCTGCCGATCCCCTCGGTGCTGTGGACCGGCGACGGCTGGACGTTGAAGACCACGGCCTTCACCGAGGGCGGGCGGCGTCCGCCTTCCCTCTATGGCCGCTATGACCTGAGCAACACTTCGGACCGTCCCCGGACGTTGACGCTGGCGCTCGCCGCGCGCCCGTTCCAGGTCAACGGCCCGCGCCAGTTCCTGACCACGCCCGGCGGCGTGGCTCCCATCGAGGGCATGACCTGGCAGGAGCACGGCGTCCTACCGCTCCAGGGCGGGGCGTCCGTCCGGCCCATTGTGACGCCCGACCGCTACGTCGCCTCCACCTTCGCCGCTGGATCTGACCCGCAAAGCCTGCTGGCGTCCGGCCGGACCAGTGGTCGCACGGTCGTCGATCCGACCGGTCTGGCCTCGAGCGCCTTCGTCTATGAGGTGACGCTCGCGCCCGGCGAAACGCGGACCTTCGGCTTCATGTCGCCGCTCACTCGGGACCATCTGTATTTCTATGACACCCGGGACGCGGACGATCCCGCCGCCTTCTTCACCGCGCGTCAGGCCGAAACCGCCGCGGGATGGCGCGAGAAGCTCGACCGCTTCGACGTCACCCTGCCGCCCGAGGCGGGCCCGGTCGAGGCGGTGATGAAGTCTTCGCTCGCCCATATGCTGATGTCGCGTCAGGGGCCGATCCTGCAGCCGGGCACGCGCAGCTATAACCGCAGCTGGATTCGCGACGGGGCCATGATGGCCGAGGGGCTGAACCGGCTGGGTCACGCCGACCTGTCCGCCGACTATCTGCGCTGGTTCGCTCCCTACGTCTTCGACAACGGCAAGGTGCCCTGCTGCGTCGACAGCCGCGGCGCCGATCCGGTGCCCGAGAACGACAGCCACGGCGAGTTCGTCTTCCTCGCCGCCGAGACCTATCGCTACACCGGCGATCTGGAGCTGCTGCGCGCGACCTGGCCGCAGGTGCAGGGCGCCATTCGATACATGGACGAGCTGCGCGCCTCGACCCGAACCGCCGAGTATCAGGCAGCGGACAAGCGCCACCTGTTCGGCCTGCTGCCCCCGACGATCAGCCACGAGGGCTACTCGGACCGTCCGGCCTACAGCTATTGGGACGACTTCTGGGGCCTGCGCGGCTATGCCGACGCCGTCTTCATCGCCGAGACGCTGGGCGACGCCGAGGCCGCCGCCCGCTTCCGCGCCGCCGAGGCCCAGTTCAAGGCCGACATCATCGCCTCGATCACCGCTACGGCTCGCGTCCACGGCATCGACTGGATCGCCGGCGCCGCCGACCGGGGCGATTTCGACGCCACCTCGACCACCATCGGCCTGTCGCCCGGCGGCCTGATCGACGACCTGCCGCCCGAGCTGCTGCAAGGCACGTTCGACAAGTGGTGGGACAACTTCACCGCCCGGCAGGAGAACCGTCAGGCGTGGAAGGACTACACCCCCTACGAACTGCGGAACGTCGGGGCCATGGTTCGACTGGGGCGGCGCGAGGAGGCGATCCGGGCGCTGGACTTCTACTTCGCCGACATCCGCCCCCGCGCCTGGAACGGCTGGGCCGAGGTCGTGGGCCGCGAGGAACGCGAGCCGCGCTTCATCGGCGACATGCCCCATGCGTGGATCAGCTCGGACTACATCCGCTCGGTCATGGACATGCTGGTCTATGAGCGGGACCGTGACCACGCGCTGGTGCTGGCGGCGGGCGTTCCGACCCGCTGGCTGGCCGGGGAGGGCGTCGGCATCCGCGCCGTCCGCACGGCTTACGGCCCGCTGACCTACAGCCTCCGCGCAGACCGCCGAGGCTATCTCCTGACGCTGGAGCCCGGCGCCACGCCCCCCGGCGGCTTCGTCCTCCAGTGGCCCGCCGGCGAAACCCCGCCCGCGACCGTCCGCATCGACGGCCGCGCGGCGAGCTTCACCGACGGCGAACTGGCGATCCCGGCGGGCGCGCGACGGGTGGAGATGCGGTGA